In Leisingera sp. NJS204, the following are encoded in one genomic region:
- a CDS encoding universal stress protein: MFTSILVPFDGSQGAEAALAKAAELCGAGLTLLTVYRHHSLLEASMHMVRPDQPDDLDEVMRGHAREVAERGKVLAAEGGVSNPRAFVKAGPVARTITGFAREHGQDLIVIGSRGLGSLEGALLGSVSHKVTSLAETPVLVV; encoded by the coding sequence ATGTTCACATCCATTCTGGTGCCCTTTGACGGCTCGCAAGGGGCGGAGGCCGCGCTGGCCAAGGCGGCGGAGCTGTGCGGGGCTGGGCTGACGCTGCTGACGGTCTATCGCCACCACTCGCTGCTGGAGGCCTCGATGCATATGGTGCGCCCGGATCAGCCGGACGACCTGGACGAGGTCATGCGCGGCCACGCCCGCGAGGTGGCCGAGCGCGGCAAGGTGCTGGCGGCAGAGGGCGGCGTTTCAAACCCCCGCGCCTTTGTCAAAGCCGGGCCGGTGGCGCGCACCATCACGGGGTTTGCCAGGGAGCATGGGCAAGACCTGATCGTGATCGGCAGCCGGGGTCTTGGCTCGCTGGAAGGGGCGCTGCTGGGGAGTGTCTCTCACAAGGTAACGAGCCTGGCCGAAACCCCGGTTCTAGTTGTTTAG
- the doeA gene encoding ectoine hydrolase DoeA (DoeA (degradation of ectoine A) is also called EutD (ectoine utilization D).) — protein sequence MADPKLYFSRSEYQARIDKTRSEMARRGIDLLIVTDPSNMNWLTGYDGWSFYVHQCVVLSLEGEPLWYGRGQDANGALRTCFMAPASIIGYPDHYVQSTDRHPMDYLSAQLADRGLDGGTIGVEMDNYYFTAAAYASLQAHLPNARFANTNALVNWQRAVKSEAELAYMRQAGKIVERMHQRIFDKVEPGMRKCDLVADIYDAALRYDEGLGFGGDYPAIVPLLPSGPDAAAPHLTWDDLPMKSGEGTFFEIAGVVHRYHCPLSRTVFLGKPTQTFLDAEKAVLEGMEAGLEMAKTGNTCEDIAKAFFKVLKKYGIEKDNRTGYPIGVSYPPDWGERTMSLRPGDTTVLEENMTFHFMTGLWMEDWGFEITESIRIGVDGPECLSDVPRKMFVKD from the coding sequence ATGGCAGACCCCAAGCTGTATTTCTCCCGCTCCGAATACCAGGCGCGTATAGACAAAACCCGGTCCGAGATGGCCCGCCGCGGCATCGACCTTCTGATCGTCACGGATCCTTCGAACATGAACTGGCTGACCGGCTATGACGGCTGGTCCTTCTATGTCCATCAATGCGTCGTGCTGAGCCTCGAGGGTGAGCCGCTCTGGTACGGCCGCGGCCAGGATGCCAATGGCGCTTTGCGCACCTGCTTCATGGCCCCCGCCAGTATCATTGGCTATCCGGACCATTACGTGCAATCGACTGACCGCCACCCGATGGATTACCTGTCGGCGCAGCTGGCGGATCGCGGGCTGGACGGCGGCACTATCGGCGTTGAAATGGACAACTACTATTTTACCGCAGCTGCCTATGCCTCCCTGCAGGCGCATCTGCCGAATGCCCGTTTTGCCAACACCAACGCGCTGGTCAACTGGCAGCGCGCGGTGAAATCCGAGGCTGAACTCGCCTATATGCGCCAGGCCGGCAAGATCGTCGAGCGCATGCATCAGCGGATTTTCGACAAGGTTGAGCCAGGGATGCGCAAATGCGATCTGGTGGCAGATATCTATGACGCCGCCCTGCGTTATGACGAGGGTCTGGGCTTTGGCGGCGACTATCCCGCCATCGTGCCGCTGCTGCCGTCAGGACCGGATGCAGCCGCGCCGCATCTGACCTGGGACGATCTGCCGATGAAATCCGGCGAGGGTACTTTCTTTGAAATCGCTGGTGTTGTGCACCGCTACCACTGCCCGTTGTCGCGCACGGTGTTTCTAGGCAAGCCGACACAGACCTTTCTTGACGCGGAAAAGGCGGTGCTGGAAGGCATGGAAGCGGGTCTGGAAATGGCAAAAACCGGCAATACTTGCGAGGACATTGCCAAGGCGTTCTTCAAGGTGCTGAAGAAATACGGCATCGAAAAGGATAACCGCACCGGCTATCCGATCGGCGTCAGCTACCCGCCGGACTGGGGCGAGCGCACCATGTCGCTGCGTCCGGGCGACACCACCGTTCTGGAAGAAAACATGACCTTCCACTTCATGACCGGCCTCTGGATGGAGGATTGGGGTTTCGAGATCACTGAAAGCATCCGCATCGGGGTGGACGGGCCGGAGTGCCTGTCGGATGTGCCGCGCAAAATGTTCGTTAAGGACTGA
- the eutA gene encoding ectoine utilization protein EutA, protein MAFDIHATPSRVPARLDHRPVKKRIALVALATDHTSERDFARICDPDRVGVYVNRIAFENPTTRETLLKTGPRLTEAAAQILPEEAVDVVAYGCTAASIVLGNDAVARSLNTAKPGAPCVTPSSAAFDAFAALGAGRVSLLTPYSPAVTDEMAQYFAAHGPAVVSAACFGLTDDRQMARISEDSIIEAGIAACDSSADALFLSCTALRAAVCIERIEDHLGKPVVSSNQAMVWRCLRLAGITDPVPGYGRLFEL, encoded by the coding sequence ATGGCCTTTGATATCCATGCCACGCCCTCGCGGGTTCCGGCCCGGCTGGACCACCGCCCCGTGAAGAAACGGATCGCGCTGGTGGCGCTGGCAACCGACCACACGTCCGAGCGCGACTTTGCCCGGATCTGCGACCCGGACCGGGTGGGCGTCTATGTGAACCGGATCGCATTCGAGAACCCGACCACCCGGGAAACGCTGCTGAAGACCGGACCGCGGCTGACTGAGGCCGCAGCGCAGATCCTGCCGGAGGAGGCGGTGGATGTGGTGGCCTATGGCTGCACCGCGGCTTCCATCGTTTTGGGCAATGATGCGGTCGCCCGCTCTCTGAACACGGCCAAGCCGGGCGCGCCTTGCGTCACCCCAAGCTCTGCCGCCTTTGATGCGTTTGCCGCACTTGGGGCCGGGCGGGTGTCGCTGTTGACACCCTACAGCCCGGCGGTCACCGATGAGATGGCGCAGTATTTTGCGGCGCATGGCCCAGCGGTGGTCAGTGCCGCCTGTTTCGGGCTGACCGACGACCGCCAGATGGCGCGGATTTCCGAGGACAGCATCATTGAGGCCGGGATCGCCGCCTGTGATTCATCAGCCGATGCGCTTTTCCTGTCTTGCACCGCGCTGCGGGCGGCTGTCTGCATTGAGCGGATCGAGGACCACCTGGGCAAGCCGGTTGTCAGCTCCAACCAGGCAATGGTCTGGCGCTGCCTGCGCCTGGCCGGGATCACGGATCCGGTGCCGGGCTACGGCAGGCTTTTTGAACTCTAA
- the eutB gene encoding hydroxyectoine utilization dehydratase EutB, giving the protein MTDKITLQDSYQARARIGGKIRQTALVPSPSLSALCGGEVSLKLESTQITGSFKLRGATNAVLSLTDEQRAAGVVGVSTGNHGRGLAYAAAQAGVRCIICMSELVPQNKIEGIKSHGAEVRIAGRSQDDAQVEVDRLVADGMTMLPPFDHRDIIAGQSTVALEMLEQAPDLDTVLVPLSGGGLISGVAMVMKAANPAIRVIGISMERGAAMYECLQAGKPVLVEEKATLADSLGGGIGLDNAYTFEMTKAFVDDVVLVSETEIAAAIRHAYFEERQVIEGSGSVGIAALLAGKIENLGCCVSLVSGQNIDMALHKRIINGEDVDVAAETKGGADA; this is encoded by the coding sequence ATGACTGACAAAATCACCCTTCAGGACAGCTATCAGGCCCGGGCGCGGATCGGCGGGAAAATCCGGCAGACGGCACTGGTACCTTCGCCCTCTCTCAGCGCGCTTTGCGGCGGAGAGGTTTCGTTGAAGCTGGAAAGCACCCAGATCACCGGCAGTTTCAAACTGCGCGGCGCCACCAACGCGGTCTTGTCGCTGACCGATGAACAGCGCGCGGCGGGGGTTGTTGGCGTCTCCACCGGCAACCACGGGCGCGGGCTGGCCTATGCCGCGGCGCAGGCCGGGGTGCGCTGCATCATCTGCATGTCGGAGCTGGTGCCGCAAAACAAGATCGAGGGCATCAAATCCCACGGCGCCGAAGTGCGCATTGCGGGCCGCTCGCAGGACGATGCCCAGGTTGAGGTCGACAGGCTGGTGGCGGACGGCATGACCATGCTGCCGCCATTTGACCACCGCGACATCATCGCGGGCCAAAGCACCGTGGCGCTGGAAATGCTGGAACAGGCGCCGGATCTGGACACTGTGCTGGTGCCGCTGTCCGGCGGCGGGCTGATTTCCGGCGTGGCGATGGTGATGAAGGCGGCAAATCCGGCGATCCGTGTTATCGGCATCTCGATGGAACGCGGCGCGGCGATGTATGAATGCCTGCAGGCCGGCAAACCGGTCCTGGTAGAAGAAAAAGCCACGCTTGCGGATTCTCTGGGTGGTGGCATCGGGCTGGATAATGCCTATACCTTTGAAATGACCAAGGCTTTTGTCGATGATGTGGTGCTGGTTTCCGAGACGGAAATTGCCGCCGCCATCCGCCACGCGTATTTCGAAGAACGCCAGGTGATCGAAGGTTCCGGCAGCGTTGGCATCGCTGCCCTGCTGGCGGGCAAGATCGAAAATCTGGGCTGCTGCGTCTCATTGGTCAGTGGTCAGAACATCGACATGGCGCTGCACAAACGCATCATCAACGGAGAAGATGTCGACGTGGCGGCCGAAACCAAGGGGGGCGCAGATGCCTGA
- the eutC gene encoding ectoine utilization protein EutC, which translates to MPDIKILTETELRDLVPLDGDAVDCIEQGFTTLAGGKVVMPPIMTLPVPDHNGEVCVKTAYVPGIGSFAMKMSPGFFDNPKLGLPSTTGLMVVFSSKTGLLEALLLDNGYLTDVRTAAAGAVAARHLAREDAARVCIIGAGVQAKMQLKAMTLVREIKSAVIWARDSTRAEAAAAILREELGLEISASTDIGEAVLSADIVVTTTPAADPVIQAEWLRPGQLVIAMGSDQEHKCELDPACLAKADLYVPDSQAQCAVKGELRSAIGAGLIANDRSFTELGDVTSGKAAGRQADSDLIIADLTGTGVQDTAIATLAGSRADAAGAGATFTS; encoded by the coding sequence ATGCCTGACATCAAGATCCTGACTGAGACGGAGCTGCGCGATTTGGTGCCACTGGACGGCGATGCAGTGGATTGCATTGAGCAGGGCTTTACCACGCTGGCCGGGGGCAAGGTGGTGATGCCGCCGATCATGACGCTGCCTGTGCCGGATCATAACGGCGAGGTCTGCGTCAAAACCGCCTATGTGCCGGGGATCGGCAGCTTTGCGATGAAGATGAGCCCGGGGTTTTTCGATAACCCCAAGCTTGGGCTGCCCAGCACCACGGGACTGATGGTGGTGTTTTCCAGCAAGACCGGCCTTTTGGAGGCGCTGCTTTTGGACAATGGCTACCTTACCGACGTGCGTACCGCCGCCGCCGGGGCGGTTGCGGCGCGCCATTTGGCGCGGGAGGATGCCGCGCGTGTGTGCATCATTGGCGCGGGCGTGCAGGCGAAGATGCAGCTGAAGGCGATGACCCTGGTGCGCGAAATCAAAAGCGCCGTCATCTGGGCGCGGGACAGCACCAGGGCTGAGGCCGCTGCTGCAATCCTGCGCGAAGAGCTTGGGCTGGAAATCTCGGCCAGCACTGACATCGGAGAGGCAGTATTGTCAGCTGACATTGTGGTCACCACCACCCCCGCTGCTGACCCCGTGATCCAAGCGGAGTGGTTGCGGCCTGGCCAATTGGTCATCGCCATGGGGTCGGATCAGGAGCACAAGTGTGAATTGGACCCCGCTTGCCTGGCCAAGGCAGACTTATACGTGCCTGACAGCCAGGCGCAGTGTGCCGTCAAGGGCGAGCTGCGCAGTGCCATCGGGGCGGGGCTGATCGCAAATGACCGCAGTTTCACCGAACTGGGAGATGTCACTTCAGGCAAGGCCGCCGGGCGCCAGGCGGACAGTGATCTGATCATTGCCGACCTGACCGGCACCGGCGTTCAGGACACCGCCATCGCAACCCTTGCAGGCTCCCGCGCAGATGCGGCGGGGGCAGGCGCCACTTTCACCAGCTGA